The proteins below are encoded in one region of Apium graveolens cultivar Ventura chromosome 4, ASM990537v1, whole genome shotgun sequence:
- the LOC141717326 gene encoding patatin-like protein 2, with translation MERLSSLLQIQPPTYGNLITVLSIDGGGIRGLIPATILEFLESQLQEIDGEEARLADYFDVIGGTSTGGLVTAMLTVPDENKRPLFAAKDIKPFYLQHCPKIFPQRSIRGIFGLIRSVFKLFSGPKYDGKYLHDVVREKLRETKLHQTLTNVVIPTFDIKRLQPTIFSTYEAKKNPCFDAGLSDICISTSAAPTYLPAYNFDTCDSEGNVREFNLIDGGVAANNPTLVAMTEVTKQIFDGNPDFFPIKPVDYGRFLIVSVGTGSAKIEQKYDAKSAAKWGVLGWLLHHGSTPLVDVFTQASSDMVDYHLSVVTQALHCEANYLRIQEDTLTGIDSSVDISTKENLEKLVGIGENLLNKPVSRINLDNGAYEKVENGGTNAEELKRFAKLLSQERRLRELRSPHTNKALKSEGHQLIIN, from the exons ATGGAGAGACTATCATCTTTGCTTCAAATCCAGCCCCCAACTTACGGGAACCTAATTACAGTTCTCAGTATCGATGGAGGTGGTATTCGAGGCCTCATTCCTGCCACAATTCTCGAGTTTCTCGAGTCCCAGCTTCAG GAGATAGATGGTGAAGAAGCCAGACTTGCTGATTACTTTGATGTCATCGGAGGCACGAGCACTGGTGGTCTCGTAACAGCCATGCTAACTGTCCCTGATGAAAACAAGCGTCCACTTTTTGCTGCTAAAGATATCAAGCCTTTTTATCTCCAACACTGCCCTAAAATATTCCCACAGAGAAG TATCAGGGGCATATTTGGTTTGATCAGGAGTGTATTCAAACTATTTTCGGGTCCCAAGTATGACGGAAAATACCTTCATGATGTTGTAAGAGAAAAGCTAAGAGAGACTAAGCTGCATCAAACACTGACAAATGTGGTTATTCCAACTTTCGATATCAAGCGTTTGCAACCCACAATCTTCTCGACTTATGAG GCCAAGAAGAACCCGTGCTTCGATGCTGGACTATCTGATATATGCATTAGTACCTCTGCAGCTCCAACTTACCTTCCTGCATATAATTTTGATACCTGTGACAGTGAAGGGAATGTTCGTGAATTCAATCTCATAGACGGCGGTGTTGCAGCCAATAACCCG ACATTGGTTGCCATGACTGAAGTAACGAAACAGATATTCGATGGAAATCCAGATTTTTTCCCAATAAAGCCTGTGGACTATGGTCGGTTTCTGATAGTTTCAGTAGGAACAGGCTCTGCAAAGATCGAACAGAAATATGATGCGAAAAGTGCAGCCAAATGGGGAGTTTTGGGATGGTTGCTTCATCATGGATCAACTCCATTGGTGGATGTCTTCACTCAAGCTAGCAGTGATATGGTTGATTACCATCTTTCTGTTGTTACTCAGGCTCTTCATTGCGAAGCAAACTATCTCCGAATTCAG GAGGACACGTTGACAGGAATCGACTCATCAGTCGATATATCTACTAAAGAAAACTTGGAAAAACTAGTCGGAATTGGAGAGAATCTGTTGAATAAACCAGTTTCCAGAATAAATTTGGACAATGGAGCTTATGAGAAAGTCGAAAATGGTGGAACTAATGCAGAAGAATTGAAAAG GTTTGCGAAATTGCTGTCGCAGGAAAGGAGATTAAGAGAGCTAAGATCTCCACACACCAACAAAGCTTTGAAGTCTGAGGGTCATCAGCTCATAATTAACTAG